The proteins below are encoded in one region of Helianthus annuus cultivar XRQ/B chromosome 2, HanXRQr2.0-SUNRISE, whole genome shotgun sequence:
- the LOC110922766 gene encoding protein HIGH CHLOROPHYLL FLUORESCENCE PHENOTYPE 244, chloroplastic, which produces MASTSNTLLLLHSGLSHNQSPLLLRQISGTSLTFSPDRFLPPLSHPCRRTGVPVITCTAGTPVAANLAPGTPVRATSIMVIGATGTLGRQVVRRALDEGYDVRCLVRPRPAPADFLRDWGATVVNGDLTKPETIPATLVGVHTIIDCATGRPEEPIKTVDWEGKVALIQCAKAMGIQKYVFFSIHNCDKHPEVPLMEIKYCTEKYLQESGINHVVIRLCGFMQGLIGQYAVPILEEKSVWGTDAPTRIAYMDTQDIARLTFIAIRSENVNGKLLTFAGPRAWTTQEVITLCERLAGQDANVTTVPVSVLKFTRQLTRCFEWTNDVADRLAFSEILTSDTVFSVPMNETYELLGVDQKDILTLEKYLQDYFTNILKKLKDLKAQSKQSDFYI; this is translated from the exons ATGGCTTCCACTTCCAacactcttcttcttcttcattcggGGTTATCTCACAATCAATCTCCGCTACTCCTTCGCCAGATCTCCGGCACTTCGCTCACCTTCTCACCTGACCGATTTCTCCCCCCTCTCTCTCATCCTTGTCGTCGTACAG GAGTCCCTGTGATTACATGTACTGCGGGGACGCCAGTGGCTGCTAATCTGGCCCCAGGAACCCCAGTGAGAGCAACAAGCATAATGGTGATTGGAGCTACAGGAACTTTAGGACGTCAGGTGGTTAGGCGGGCCCTGGATGAGGGTTACGATGTGCGATGCCTTGTCCGACCTAGACCCGCCCCTGCTGACTTTCTTCGTGATTGGGGCGCTACTGTTGTCAAT GGAGACTTAACCAAACCCGAAACAATTCCTGCAACACTGGTTGGAGTTCACACGATTATTGATTGTGCCACTGGGCGTCCAGAGGAGCCCATAAAAACC GTAGACTGGGAAGGAAAGGTTGCTCTCATACAGTGTGCAAAAGCTATGGGAATCCAAAAGTATGTATTTTTCTCTATTCACAATTGCGACAAGCATCCCGAAGTTCCATTGATGGAGATCAAGTATTGTACCGAGAAGTATCTTCAAGAGTCCGGCATCAACCATGTTGTCATTCGTTTATGTGGTTTCATGCAG GGGCTCATCGGGCAGTACGCCGTTCCTATACTAGAAGAAAAATCTGTATGGGGAACCGACGCCCCAACAAGAATAGCTTATATGGACACTCAGGATATAGCACGTTTAACATTTATTGCAATACGAAGTGAAAACGTTAACGGGAAACTACTTACATTTGCGGGGCCACGTGCATGGACAACCCAAGAG GTGATTACATTGTGTGAGAGACTAGCTGGACAAGATGCAAATGTGACTACAGTTCCGGTCTCTGTTCTGAAATTTACTCGCCAGCTAACTCGTTGTTTTGAGTGGACAAACGATGTTGCAGACCGATTGGCATTTTCAGAG ATTTTGACAAGTGATACGGTATTTTCGGTGCCGATGAACGAGACATATGAGCTTCTGGGTGTGGATCAGAAAGATATCCTTACATTGGAGAAGTATTTGCAGGATTACTTCACAAATATATTgaagaagttgaaggaccttAAGGCCCAATCCAAGCAAAGTGACTTCTACATTTAA